A portion of the Musa acuminata AAA Group cultivar baxijiao chromosome BXJ1-1, Cavendish_Baxijiao_AAA, whole genome shotgun sequence genome contains these proteins:
- the LOC135653098 gene encoding uncharacterized protein LOC135653098 isoform X1, with the protein MYGSRGAMMGSGGGSDGYEGTKRQRMMDSNPYFAVSSGSASDGFGAGSKRPRTMDPNPYYAGIGASSFYQPYSSSYNGGSSSIYNFPVVRLRGLPFNCDDLDICKFFGGLDIVDCLLVNKNGRFSGEAFVVFPSPMQAEFALQRDRQNMGRRYVEVFRCKKLDYYNAIAVEVNDGSFENEYRHSSPPSHPKRPAEDKDQMECTEVLKLRGLPYSATQADIVDFFGEFDLSEEKVHIVCRPDGRATGEAYAEFPSAEMAKKAMRKDKMMIGSRYVELFPSSPEEARRAKSRSRQ; encoded by the exons ATGTACGGGTCGAGAGG GGCAATGATGGGAAGCGGGGGGGGTTCGGACGGGTACGAGGGCACAAAGAGGCAACGAATGATGGACTCCAATCCCTACTTCGCAGTGAGCAGCGGGAGTGCTTCAGATGGCTTCGGTGCCGGCTCGAAGAGACCAAGGACGATGGATCCAAATCCCTACTATGCCGGTATTGGTGCCAGCAGCTTCTACCAGCCATACAGCAGCAGCTACAATGGTGGAAGCAGCAGCATCTATAACTTTCCCGTGGTTCGCCTGAGAGGCCTGCCCTTCAACTGTGATGATCTCGATATATGCAAGTTCTTTGGCGGTCTGGACATTGTGGACTGTCTGTTGGTGAACAAGAATGGGCGCTTCTCAGGTGAGGCTTTTGTTGTTTTTCCATCACCCATGCAGGCCGAGTTTGCTCTCCAGAGGGACAGACAGAACATGGGCCGCCGGTACGTTGAAGTCTTCCGGTGCAAGAAGCTAGATTACTACAATGCTATTGCTGTCGAGGTCAATGATGGATCCTTTGAGAATGAATACCGCCATAGCTCACCTCCCTCTCATCCGAAGAGACCAGCCGAGGACAAAGACCAGATGGAGTGCACCGAGGTCCTGAAACTTCGGGGGCTCCCATACTCTGCAACCCAGGCAGATATCGTGGACTTCTTTGGGGAGTTTGATCTGAGTGAAGAGAAAGTGCACATTGTCTGCCGCCCCGACGGCAGGGCAACCGGGGAGGCATATGCTGAGTTCCCATCAGCAGAGATGGCCAAAAAGGCTATGCGCAAGGATAAGATGATGATCGGGTCAAGGTACGTGGAGCTGTTTCCTTCATCCCCTGAGGAGGCAAGGAGAGCCAAATCCAGATCCAGGCAATGA
- the LOC135653098 gene encoding uncharacterized protein LOC135653098 isoform X2: MDPNPYYAGIGASSFYQPYSSSYNGGSSSIYNFPVVRLRGLPFNCDDLDICKFFGGLDIVDCLLVNKNGRFSGEAFVVFPSPMQAEFALQRDRQNMGRRYVEVFRCKKLDYYNAIAVEVNDGSFENEYRHSSPPSHPKRPAEDKDQMECTEVLKLRGLPYSATQADIVDFFGEFDLSEEKVHIVCRPDGRATGEAYAEFPSAEMAKKAMRKDKMMIGSRYVELFPSSPEEARRAKSRSRQ, from the coding sequence ATGGATCCAAATCCCTACTATGCCGGTATTGGTGCCAGCAGCTTCTACCAGCCATACAGCAGCAGCTACAATGGTGGAAGCAGCAGCATCTATAACTTTCCCGTGGTTCGCCTGAGAGGCCTGCCCTTCAACTGTGATGATCTCGATATATGCAAGTTCTTTGGCGGTCTGGACATTGTGGACTGTCTGTTGGTGAACAAGAATGGGCGCTTCTCAGGTGAGGCTTTTGTTGTTTTTCCATCACCCATGCAGGCCGAGTTTGCTCTCCAGAGGGACAGACAGAACATGGGCCGCCGGTACGTTGAAGTCTTCCGGTGCAAGAAGCTAGATTACTACAATGCTATTGCTGTCGAGGTCAATGATGGATCCTTTGAGAATGAATACCGCCATAGCTCACCTCCCTCTCATCCGAAGAGACCAGCCGAGGACAAAGACCAGATGGAGTGCACCGAGGTCCTGAAACTTCGGGGGCTCCCATACTCTGCAACCCAGGCAGATATCGTGGACTTCTTTGGGGAGTTTGATCTGAGTGAAGAGAAAGTGCACATTGTCTGCCGCCCCGACGGCAGGGCAACCGGGGAGGCATATGCTGAGTTCCCATCAGCAGAGATGGCCAAAAAGGCTATGCGCAAGGATAAGATGATGATCGGGTCAAGGTACGTGGAGCTGTTTCCTTCATCCCCTGAGGAGGCAAGGAGAGCCAAATCCAGATCCAGGCAATGA
- the LOC135652841 gene encoding pentatricopeptide repeat-containing protein At2g01860-like, which translates to MVSLAHKLLGEIPLRDPSLGEMECLVAASSRVRSTTLDIHGHKLRPSHGIIPFRLLAQFRPSASPSRRKLHGTPRYPRRAKLPPDPGTSRLPSEMVDGGARPLDDVRDGNEKHTAELSVDNAEWSPEELEAISALFERPMLQKAPKPVKERPLPLPSPYEIRPSRVPTLKRHVRSASRSVLAPRSSFADRVHKNPEALIGIAREIAALPADSDACEVLDRWTRFLRKGSLSMTIRELGHMGLPERALQTLCWAQKQPSLFPDDRILASTVEVLARCGQLRMESEMGKYLNSASRTVIEAMARGFLRAGRLHRARKILLFAKDNKRTLDPSIYAKLIAEAGKTPDGYRLASAVLDELGERDDFDLEPQDCTAIMKVCIKLGRFEAVENLFSWYKQSGRNPTVVMYTTVIHSRYCEKKHREALALVWEMESSGCLLDLPAYRVMIRLLVAMNDLARAARYFSKLKDAGFSPTCDIYHDMIKVYAASGRLAKCRQVRKEAEMTGLRLDERTLSLLSEMESDASA; encoded by the coding sequence ATGGTATCACTTGCGCACAAATTGCTCGGAGAAATCCCTCTCCGAGATCCCTCATTGGGTGAGATGGAATGCTTGGTTGCAGCTTCCTCCCGTGTTCGTTCGACAACGCTGGATATCCACGGGCATAAGCTCCGACCGAGCCATGGAATTATCCCTTTCCGTCTTCTTGCTCAGTTCCGTCCGAGCGCATCTCCTTCCCGGCGGAAGCTGCACGGGACCCCCCGCTACCCACGCCGCGCCAAGCTGCCGCCTGACCCAGGAACCTCCCGGTTGCCATCCGAGATGGTCGATGGCGGTGCTCGGCCACTCGACGACGTTCGGGATGGGAACGAGAAACACACGGCAGAATTGTCCGTGGACAATGCGGAGTGGAGCCCCGAAGAGCTTGAGGCAATCTCCGCCCTCTTCGAACGGCCGATGCTGCAGAAGGCCCCGAAGCCCGTGAAAGAGCGGCCGCTGCCGCTCCCCTCGCCTTACGAGATCCGTCCCTCGAGGGTTCCAACGCTAAAGCGTCACGTCCGGTCAGCCTCCCGCTCCGTGCTGGCGCCGCGGTCATCTTTCGCCGATCGGGTGCACAAGAATCCGGAAGCTCTCATCGGCATCGCTAGGGAGATCGCGGCTCTTCCCGCCGACAGCGACGCCTGCGAGGTGCTCGACCGGTGGACTAGGTTCCTTCGGAAGGGCTCTCTTTCGATGACGATTCGAGAACTGGGTCACATGGGCCTCCCCGAGCGAGCCCTGCAGACCCTGTGCTGGGCGCAGAAGCAGCCTTCGCTGTTCCCCGACGATCGAATCCTTGCTTCGACGGTCGAAGTCTTGGCCAGATGCGGCCAGCTGCGAATGGAGTCGGAGATGGGCAAATATCTCAACTCCGCCAGTCGCACCGTGATCGAAGCCATGGCCAGGGGTTTCCTGAGAGCGGGACGCCTGCACCGCGCGCGCAAGATCCTGCTATTCGCCAAGGACAACAAACGAACACTCGACCCGAGCATCTACGCGAAGCTGATCGCGGAGGCTGGCAAGACTCCGGATGGCTACAGGCTCGCGTCGGCAGTGCTGGACGAGCTCGGCGAGAGAGACGACTTTGATCTGGAGCCGCAGGACTGCACAGCCATAATGAAGGTCTGCATCAAGCTTGGGAGGTTCGAAGCCGTGGAGAATCTGTTCAGCTGGTACAAGCAGAGCGGAAGGAATCCCACTGTGGTGATGTACACGACGGTCATACACAGCAGATACTGTGAGAAGAAGCACCGGGAAGCTCTGGCTTTGGTGTGGGAGATGGAGAGCTCAGGCTGCCTCCTGGATCTCCCAGCTTACAGGGTAATGATCCGGCTACTGGTTGCTATGAATGATCTAGCGAGAGCCGCTCGGTACTTTTCAAAGTTGAAGGATGCTGGCTTCTCTCCCACCTGCGACATCTACCATGACATGATCAAGGTTTATGCAGCTTCAGGGAGGTTGGCTAAGTGCAGGCAGGTGCGTAAAGAAGCAGAGATGACTGGATTGAGGTTGGATGAGAGGACATTGTCTCTGCTTTCGGAGATGGAATCAGATGCTTCTGCATGA